A region from the Cydia amplana chromosome 7, ilCydAmpl1.1, whole genome shotgun sequence genome encodes:
- the LOC134649899 gene encoding uncharacterized protein LOC134649899, with translation MTAKVRQRTTEKPKEKADKQNEQETEPTRRYWDPLTDGVRWIEKYSEPLERFFERIPDFISTIIATFAVFTLGATLRGEWVVILVTALKQMTGTYTEDKNATVQDFFSLFTERNLKMENFGVIFLAAHTVSFSMYFLIGGFLHWYFYVRRRDRAQEWKIQPNKWLSPELERHEIMVGCLSLIVTGTFSAFLATYILNGNPSTVYYQFDEYGWWWFWLQIPVIFIINDYLTYIMHRLYHTPWLYKNFHKLHHKYKQPTAFSVTAIHPVEILHLQLTLCLPLFTFPVHWMPFYAVALYAFYHGIIDHSGIDFKAQWWQPWQPDASFHDQHHEFTHVNFAFNIQFWDRLHGTIRKPNRVYTEETYHGTAPLEGTEEAKAVLEAEAKEIENENAGKSSLNAS, from the exons ATGACAGCAAAAGTCCGACAAAGGACAACTGAAAAGCCAAAAGAAAAGGCAGATAAACAGAATGAACAAGAAACAGAACCAACAAGAAGATACTGGGACCCCCTAACGGATGGAGTCAGGTGGATCGAGAAATATTCTGAACCGTTGGAGAGGTTTTTTGAAAGAATACCAGATTTTATTAGCACTATCATTGCTACTTTTGCAGTTTTTACATTAGGCGCTACATTACGAG GAGAATGGGTAGTCATCCTCGTAACAGCGCTGAAGCAGATGACCGGAACCTACACAGAAGACAAGAACGCGACGGTTCAGGATTTCTTCAGCCTCTTTACCGAGAGAAACCTCAAGATGGAGAACTTTGGTGTGATCTTCCTAGCAGCGCATACCGTGTCGTTTTCGATGTACTTCCTTATAGGAGGATTTCTGCAT TGGTATTTCTATGTTAGACGACGGGACCGCGCTCAAGAATGGAAAATCCAACCCAACAAGTGGCTGAGCCCAGAGCTGGAGCGGCACGAGATCATGGTTGGCTGTCTGTCCCTCATCGTCACTGGCACCTTCTCTGCTTTTCTGGCCACGTACATCCTGAATGGCAATCCTTCTACCGTCTACTATCAGTTTGACGAGTATGGTTGGTGGTGGTTCTGGCTACAGATCCCtgtgatatttattattaac GACTATTTAACCTACATCATGCACCGCCTGTACCACACCCCGTGGCTGTACAAGAACTTCCACAAGCTACACCACAAGTACAAGCAGCCCACTGCATTCTCTGTCACCGCTATCCACCCTGTGGAGATTCTGCATCTCCAGTTGACGTTGTGCTTGCCGTTGTTCACATTCCCTGTGCACTGGA TGCCGTTCTATGCGGTGGCTCTCTACGCCTTCTACCACGGCATCATCGATCACTCTGGCATCGACTTCAAGGCGCAGTGGTGGCAGCCCTGGCAACCCGACGCCTCCTTCCACGACCAGCACCATGAGTTCACGCACGTCAACTTTGCCTTTAACATCCAATTTTGGGATAGG TTACACGGAACTATTAGGAAACCTAACAGAGTGTACACAGAAGAGACCTACCACGGAACAGCTCCTCTGGAAGGCACTGAAGAAGCAAAAGCCGTGCTAGAAGCTGAAGCAAAGGAAATCGAAAATGAAAATGCAGGCAAAAGCAGTCTCAACGCTTCTTAA